Within Candidatus Gracilibacteria bacterium, the genomic segment TATTATAGCGACCAGTTTCCGATCCGCTTTCTGCGAGTCATCGTACTGTCTGTGTTTGAGCAAGTTTTTCTAGGAGACTAACACGTCGTCCCTCTTCGGGACTTCCTGGTTTAAATTTGATACTTGCAAGTGTTTTCTGTGTATCCCATGGTCAGAATTCTTGGGCTCTTTGGAGATTTTTTGCTCGTCCTTTTTTGACTCAGCTTGTGAGCCAATTGCTACTGACATCAATTTGCGCTCCAAATTCCTCTATAGCAGAGAGGACATAAGCAGCTTCTTTCCCATAGAGTCTTTTGGCTTTTTCAGTCGCTCATGTAGTAATGCGCATTTTTTCACTTTCATTCCAAAATTCATTATGAGCTGCTTGAGCTTGTTCCCGAGCACCTTCACCATGGAGAGCTTGGGTGATTGCATTTTTAGAAGGGAGGTCAGCTTTGTGAAGGGGGATAGGAGTACGGATTTTACCAAGCAAGATACTTACTCCTCCTGTGAGGATAAAGGACACAACTCCTACGAGAAGAGTTTCGACGATAGCTTCTTGGCGATCTTTTATCGTAGCTGGTGCTGCTATGATTTGTTGAACACGAGCTTCATCTTGTGCACCAAATGATCTACCCATTTTTTTCATAAAGTTTGAAAATTTTCGTGCATTTCATGATTTTGCAGCATCCCGTGCGGCACTTTCAAATCCTTGTTCAATAAGAGGCAAGAGCTTTCCCTTTGCTTGAGGATAATCACTTTCGATACTTGCGAGCCACTGTTGTCTTTTTGGTCCACCAAATATCACTCAAAATAAACCTCACTCTATAATTCTTCCATTGAGATCTTTGGCGATTCCGAGGACCATTTTTTGATTCGCTCGTGAGCTTTCTGTTGCACGCGCCATTGCTCATTCTGTTCTGAGTACTCAGAGACTCTTGCGAGTATCACCGATTACTCCTCTTCGAGCAGCTTCATATTTTTGGAGGAGATCCGGCTCTCGTTTGAGTTTATCCATAAAGGTGAGATTTTGCTTTGTTTCTCACTTGTATCGGTCAGTAAAGCTCTTTCAAAATCTGTTTTCGTATTGTTCTACGAAAGCTTTTCTTTGAGCTTTACTTGCTGATCTTACGAACTCTTGCTCATCATTGAGATAAGAAGGAGACAGTTCTTGTTTCTTGAATCATGCCATAAGAAGGGATTAGTTCCCACCTATTTTCTCACACTTTTTACCCCTTAGCAAATACATTATACCTTGACAAGTTCATAATATATCACACAAGATAAATACTTCAACAGATTATGAAAATTTCTTCATTATTTTTTTCAAAAATACTCTTTATTTTTTGAATACCACTCTCAGCATTGAGGTGCCATACAGCATTGTGTGGAATGAGATGACTGAATTCTGAACAGGGGAGAGCCCTTTCGCAGAAATCATCCACGAGAATTTTTCTATCCGATGGTATGAGGTTGGCTAATTCGGCAGCATAGAGAGGCTCAGTCTGTGTTGTTCCAAATATAATAGTCATTTTTTTCTTATGACCAATCTGATTGAGCATTTTGGCGAGAATTTTTATATTTTGTTCGTTATTAGCCGTATCTACGAGAATATGAGGAAATATCCATTCAAATCTTCCTACATTATGGACATTTTTCAGACCCGTCATGATTTTTTCTTGCTCGAATCAGAGATCTTTCAATGCTTGTAGAACCAGGAGGGCGTTCTTTTGTTGATGATCTCCAGGGAGGTTTGTGATTTTTAGAGTTCCGAGTTCCGAGTTCCGAGTTCCGAGTTTGGCTCAGATTTTTTCACAGTATTCTTTTACTTGTATATTTTGAATCCAAGTGTAGAGATTTGTACCATTTTTTACAATGCCGAGTTTATTTTTGAGAACACTTTCCCGTGTTTTCCCGAGTATATGAGAATGTTCGATAGTAATCGAAGTAATAAAACAGGCGAGAGGGTGTTCAAAAATATTGGTTCCATCGTAGAGACCTCAGAGTCCTGTCTCTACTACGGCATAATCGACTTTTTCATCGGTGAAATAGAGTACCATTGCCACTACCTGTATTTCAAAAAAAGAAAGCTCAATAGTATATTTTTTTGCCAGTTTGAAAACACTTTTGTAGTATTTATTCAATCTTTCGTTGCTTATGGGGCGTCCATTGATCTGGAATCTTTCAGTAATATTGATGAGATGTGGCGAGGTGAAGAGTCCGACTTTTTTATGAAATTGTTTAAAAAGTACTTGCGAGATCATCTGACAGACGCTTCATTTTCCATTACTTCCTGTCACATGAAACACTTTGAGCGTATTCTGTGGCGAACCGATATATGATAAAAGGCGGAGAATATTATCTCTTCATACTGTCATGCCTCATGGAGTGAGAGACATAACCAGATCAATATATGAGTGATTTTTCTTGAGAAATTCCACTGGAGATGTTAGGAATTTATTCGGATGAGAGCTGACCGTCACCAACGATAACCTTTGCATGTCGGAGAGCTTTCTCTCCT encodes:
- a CDS encoding Mur ligase family protein; this encodes MSLTPGGMTVGRDNILRLLSYIGSPQNTLKVFHVTGSNGKGSVCQMISQVLFKQFHKKVGLFTSPHLINITERFQINGRPISNERLNKYYKSVFKLAKKYTIELSFFEIQVVAMVLYFTDEKVDYAVVETGLGGLYDGTNIFEHPLACFITSITIEHSHILGKTRESVLKNKLGIVKNGTNLYTWIQNIQVKEYCEKIGAKLGTRNSELGTLKITNLPGDHQQKNALLVLQALKDLGFEQEKIMTGLKNVHNVGRFEWIFPHILVDTANNEQNIKILAKMLNQIGHKKKMTIIFGTTQTEPLYAAELANLIPSDRKILVDDFCERALPCSEFSHLIPHNAVWHLNAESGIQKIKSIFEKNNEEIFIICGSIYLVGYIMNLSRYNVFAKG